The Scyliorhinus canicula chromosome 17, sScyCan1.1, whole genome shotgun sequence DNA window AGATGGAACCAACAACTGGAATGATGTCCAGTGCGATCTCAAGGCCAGAAATGACAATAGCAGCGGTACCCCAGGCTAATCTGTTTATTATATCGGGAGTTATTTCACCCACCAGGGGAGTTTTCACCACGGCTTTCAGATCTCCCACAGGTTTTTCTGCCCGATTGGCCAGTCTTTGAAGAGATGCATCATCCAGACCCAGACATTTACGGAAATCTATTATTCCTCCAATCAGTATCGCAATGTCACAACCAAGGGAAACTCCAGGGACTGGCACAGCTCCCAGAACTCCGGAAAGTGACGCCAACATCCAGACTCGTTTCTTtagctctttctttttcctctctacaaTTTCCACATTGAGGTTTGGAAGGGACAGGATGTAAATACTTCTCTTTATACTGGGAAGATCATCTTCAAGAGCATTAGTTAACAGATTAAAATCATACTGATTCAGATTAAAGTTTGATATCAGGAAAACACAGGGAGTTGGGATCCCTGCCTCTTGCATGTTCCTGACACAATAATTCCTGATCTTTTCCAGTTCTTCTTCTTCATTaactttcctccctccctttctcagtGAATGGAGATCACTGTCAATTTTAGATCGAATGAAGTAGAAATTTTTCTCCAACCGCTTCATCTCCTTGGCGAGTTTTACATCATTTTCTGTGAATCGACAGGCGGAGATAATGATGAAGAAATcatattttttaaattccattACCTTCAGGTATTTATTCGCTGGAAATTTCTTTGTTCCCATTCCTGGCAGGTCCCAGAACCAAACATTGGGCAGGGTGGGATGTTTGTATCCGGTTGGTTCCATTGTGGTTTCTGTGGTTCCAGTTTTAGCGGCTCCCTCATCATCTTCGTTAAGTCCTCTTAGGGCATTGATGAAGGTGGATTTCCCTGCACCTGTTTCTCCTGTCACTGCGATGTTAAGCTCTGTTTTGTCAAAATCATTTATTTTTCTCTGAATTAGTGGTGTTACCTTTGCCACCCCACCCGTTTCATATTCAGATTTCAGAGTCTTCAATTCATCCTCAGTGAAGAATGAAGAGTTTGAAGTTTCAGCAGTTTGATCTCTGAAAGGAAACATTTTACATGTTTTAGACCAGTGGAAAATAGTTCCTATTCATACCGCacattgtcacatcctcaaaacctCCTTACACATCTCATTAATTCCTTTGAAAAGCAATCACTGTTGCCATGCAGCTGAATATGACAGCTAAATTaagcacagaaagatcccacagtGAGCTTTTGGATGAAGGAGCACTGAATTTGCTTGAAAGTAACCATGCCCCCTTTAGTTGTGGACCCCTTAAATTTTGATCGTGAGGTGGTACAGATAAGGTCAATCATCttctgctggtttagcacactgggctaaatagctggcttgtaatgcagaacaaggcagcagcatgggttctattcctgtaacggcctccccgaacaggctccggaatgtggcgactaggggcttttcacagtaacttcattgaagcccacttgtgacaataagcgattattattattaggggctggtttagcacaggactaaatagctggcttttaaagccaggatcacgggctcaattcccgtaccagcctccccgaacaggcaccggaatgtagcaactaggggcttttcccagtaacttcatttgatgcctacttgtgacaataagcgattttcatttcatttcatttttcattttcatttcatctcctgtCTCTCCAGACAGCAATACTGCAGCCTCATTGATCACAACTTATTTCTATTCACCACTCGGTGAATCACCATGTGGTCTGCCGTCAATCTGATTGAGCCATTcctagaagggaagggagaagaggaacagagcatttgtcattggggactccatagttagaggaacagacaggaggttctgtgggaacgaaagagactcacggttggtgtgttgcctcccaggtgccagggttcgtgatgtctctgatcgtgtttttgggatccttaagggggagggggagcagccccaagtcgtggtccacataggtaccaatgacataggtaggaagagagatggggatttgagacagaaattcagggagctagggtggaagctgagagctagaacaaacagagttgttatctctgggttgttacccgtgccacgtgctagcgaagtgagaaataaggagaggagttgaacacgtggctacagggatggtgcaggagggagggttttggtttcctggataattggggctcattctggggtaggtgggacctctacaaacagaatggtcttcacctgaaccagaggggtaccgatatcctggggggggagatttgctagtgctcttcgggggggggtttaaactaattcagcagggggatgggaacctaaattgtagtcccagtgtacaggatgttgagagtagtgaggtcagggatagggttaaaagttcgaaagagggcaccggcaagcaagacgctggtttgaagtgtgtctactgcaacgccaggagcatccggaataagatgggtgagcttgcagcatgggttggtacctgggatctcgatgttgtggcgatttcggagacatgggtagagcagggacaggaatggttgttgcaggttccagggtttagatgtttctgtaagaacagagaaggtggtaaaagaggggggggtgtggcattgttaatcaaggaaagtattacggcggtagaaaggacgcttgaggacttgtctactgaggtagtatgggccgaggttaggaacagtagaggagaggtcaccctgttgggagttgtctatagacctccgaatagttccagagatgtagaggaaaggattgcaaagatgattctcaacaggagcgagagtaacagggtagttgttatgggggactttaactttccaaatattgactggaaatactatagtttgagtactatagatgggtcagtttttgtgcagtgtgtgcaggagggttttctaacacagtatgtagacaggccaacaaggggcgaggccacattggatttggtactgggtaatgaacccggccaggtgctagatttagatgtaggtgagcactttgctgatagtgatcacaactcggttatgtttactttagcaatgggcagggataggtatataccgcaaggcaagaattatagctgggggaaaggcaattatgatgctattcggcaagatttaggatgtataggatggggaaggaaactgcaggggatgggtacaatcgaaatgtggagctttttcaaggaacagctactgcgtgtccttgataagtatgtacctgtcaggcagggaggaagttgtcgagcaagggaaccgtgctttactaaggaagttgaagcacttgtcaagaggaagaagaaggcttatgttaggatgagacatgaaggctcagttagggcacttgagagttacaagttagccaggaaggacctaaagggagagttaagaagagcgaggagaggacacgaaaagtcgttggcggataggatcaaggaaaaccctaaggctttctatcggTATataaggaacaaaagaatgactagagtaagattagggccaatcaaggatagtagtggaaagttgtgtgtggaatcagaggagataggggaagcattgaatggatatttttcgtcagtgtttacactggagaaagacaatgttgtcgaggagaacactcaggttcagtcgaccaggctagatggaattgaggttcaaaaggaggaggtgttagcaattttggaaaatgtcaaaatagataagtcccctgggccagatgggatttatcctaggattctctgggaagccagggaggagatt harbors:
- the LOC119951970 gene encoding interferon-inducible GTPase 5-like, whose product is MGGSSSRDQTAETSNSSFFTEDELKTLKSEYETGGVAKVTPLIQRKINDFDKTELNIAVTGETGAGKSTFINALRGLNEDDEGAAKTGTTETTMEPTGYKHPTLPNVWFWDLPGMGTKKFPANKYLKVMEFKKYDFFIIISACRFTENDVKLAKEMKRLEKNFYFIRSKIDSDLHSLRKGGRKVNEEEELEKIRNYCVRNMQEAGIPTPCVFLISNFNLNQYDFNLLTNALEDDLPSIKRSIYILSLPNLNVEIVERKKKELKKRVWMLASLSGVLGAVPVPGVSLGCDIAILIGGIIDFRKCLGLDDASLQRLANRAEKPVGDLKAVVKTPLVGEITPDIINRLAWGTAAIVISGLEIALDIIPVVGSIFGAGSSFLMTYKLLTGVLDDLTVNAKRVVTAAFGTD